Proteins encoded in a region of the Neoarius graeffei isolate fNeoGra1 chromosome 3, fNeoGra1.pri, whole genome shotgun sequence genome:
- the pax1b gene encoding paired box protein Pax-1 isoform X1, whose protein sequence is MEQPSYGEVNQLGGVFVNGRPLPNAIRVRIVELAQLGIRPCDISRQLRVSHGCVSKILARYHETGSVLPGAIGGSKPRVTTPNVVKSIREYKHADPGMFAWEIRDRLLADGVCDKYNVPSVSSISRILRNKIGNLSQPGQHESGVSGMKPPAPAIPYSPVCAYSYPNTLSPTGAKLSGAPRVGVGLSRAWPSVHTVSNILGIRAFMDPSAITGPDGYQQKMEEWPCVNRSSFPSHAVNGIDRSPIDTDIKYNQSPSSLSGYMPPCPYSSPSQCGVYGGNYGHHWQPQGTSLTHNDSHLHTAMNFKPPTDVADRKPPSPLIKQHHHHHEALSCVHSLALPTSAS, encoded by the exons ATGG agcAGCCGTCGTACGGTGAGGTGAACcagctgggcggtgtgtttgtgaACGGGCGGCCGCTTCCCAACGCCATCCGCGTGCGCATCGTGGAGCTCGCGCAGCTCGGGATTCGCCCGTGCGACATCAGCCGCCAGCTGCGCGTCTCTCACGGCTGCGTGAGTAAAATCCTGGCGCGCTACCACGAGACGGGCTCCGTGCTGCCGGGCGCCATCGGCGGCAGCAAACCGCGCGTGACCACACCCAACGTGGTGAAAAGCATACGGGAGTATAAGCACGCGGACCCGGGCATGTTCGCGTGGGAGATTCGGGACCGGCTGCTGGCCGACGGTGTGTGCGACAAGTACAACGTGCCGTCGGTGAGCTCCATCAGTCGCATTCTGAGGAATAAGATCGGGAACCTGTCGCAGCCCGGACAGCACGAGAGCGGCGTCAGCGGCATGAAACCTCCCGCCCCGGCGATTCCTTACAGCCCGGTGTGTGCCTACTCCTACCCCAACACCCTCTCACCCACCGGCGCGAAGCTCAGCGGGGCCCCCAGGGTCGGGGTCGGTCTGTCCCGGGCCTGGCCTTCCGTGCACACCGTCAGCAACATCTTAGGGATTCGAGCTTTCATGGACCCCTCAG CCATCACTGGACCGGATGGATATCAGCAAAAAATGGAGGAGTGGCCATGTGTGAACAGAAGTTCATTTCCCTCGCATGCGGTGAATGGCATTGACAGATCACCTATAGACACGGATATTAAATACAATCAG TCTCCGTCGAGTCTTAGTGGATATATGCCCCCCTGCCCCTATTCTTCCCCCAGTCAATGCGGGGTATACGGGGGAAACTATGGGCATCACTGGCAGCCTCAGGGAACAAGCCTGACACACAACGACTCACACCTTCACACTGCCATGAACTTCAAACCTCCAACAGATG TGGCAGACAGAAAACCTCCCAGTCCTCTGATTAaacagcatcatcatcatcacgagGCCCTGAGCTGCGTCCACAGCCTGGCTTTACCCACCTCAGCCTCGTAA
- the pax1b gene encoding paired box protein Pax-1 isoform X2, translated as MEQPSYGEVNQLGGVFVNGRPLPNAIRVRIVELAQLGIRPCDISRQLRVSHGCVSKILARYHETGSVLPGAIGGSKPRVTTPNVVKSIREYKHADPGMFAWEIRDRLLADGVCDKYNVPSVSSISRILRNKIGNLSQPGQHESGVSGMKPPAPAIPYSPVCAYSYPNTLSPTGAKLSGAPRVGVGLSRAWPSVHTVSNILGIRAFMDPSAITGPDGYQQKMEEWPCVNRSSFPSHAVNGIDRSPIDTDIKYNQSMRGIRGKLWASLAASGNKPDTQRLTPSHCHELQTSNRCGRQKTSQSSD; from the exons ATGG agcAGCCGTCGTACGGTGAGGTGAACcagctgggcggtgtgtttgtgaACGGGCGGCCGCTTCCCAACGCCATCCGCGTGCGCATCGTGGAGCTCGCGCAGCTCGGGATTCGCCCGTGCGACATCAGCCGCCAGCTGCGCGTCTCTCACGGCTGCGTGAGTAAAATCCTGGCGCGCTACCACGAGACGGGCTCCGTGCTGCCGGGCGCCATCGGCGGCAGCAAACCGCGCGTGACCACACCCAACGTGGTGAAAAGCATACGGGAGTATAAGCACGCGGACCCGGGCATGTTCGCGTGGGAGATTCGGGACCGGCTGCTGGCCGACGGTGTGTGCGACAAGTACAACGTGCCGTCGGTGAGCTCCATCAGTCGCATTCTGAGGAATAAGATCGGGAACCTGTCGCAGCCCGGACAGCACGAGAGCGGCGTCAGCGGCATGAAACCTCCCGCCCCGGCGATTCCTTACAGCCCGGTGTGTGCCTACTCCTACCCCAACACCCTCTCACCCACCGGCGCGAAGCTCAGCGGGGCCCCCAGGGTCGGGGTCGGTCTGTCCCGGGCCTGGCCTTCCGTGCACACCGTCAGCAACATCTTAGGGATTCGAGCTTTCATGGACCCCTCAG CCATCACTGGACCGGATGGATATCAGCAAAAAATGGAGGAGTGGCCATGTGTGAACAGAAGTTCATTTCCCTCGCATGCGGTGAATGGCATTGACAGATCACCTATAGACACGGATATTAAATACAATCAG TCAATGCGGGGTATACGGGGGAAACTATGGGCATCACTGGCAGCCTCAGGGAACAAGCCTGACACACAACGACTCACACCTTCACACTGCCATGAACTTCAAACCTCCAACAGATG TGGCAGACAGAAAACCTCCCAGTCCTCTGATTAa